A stretch of DNA from Aliarcobacter thereius LMG 24486:
TATAATAATTATAGCCTCTAAAAGTTTTTAAAAGTTTTCCACTATTTACATCCCAAAGTTTAACTGTATTATTCCGATCTCCAGAAACTACATATCTACTGTCGTTACTTATTGCAACAGAATTAACTTTATATGAATATCCACTAAATGTTTTTAAAAGTTTTCCACTATTTACATCCCAAAGTTTAATAGTACTATCACCACTTCCAGAGACTATATACTTATTATCACTACTTATAACAACTGAATTAACCCTTTCTAAATGTCCACTAAAAGTTTTTAAAAGTTTCCCACTATTTACATCCCAAAGTTTAATAGTATAATCCCCACTTCCAGAGACTATATACTTATCATCTCTACTTATAGCAACTGAATCAATACGGTTTGAATGTCCACTAAATGTTTTTAAAAGCTTTCCACTTTTTATTTCCCAAAGTTTAATAGTACTATCATAACCTCCAGTAGAGACTATATATCTACTATCACTACTTATAGCAACTGAATTAACCCTACCTAAATGTCCACTAAAAGTTTTTAAAAGTTTCCCACTATTTACATCCCAAAGTTTAATAGTATAATCCCCACTTCCAGAGACTATATACTTATTATCTCTACTTATAGCAACAGATTCAACACTTTCTGAATGTCCATAAAAAGTTTTTAAAAGTTTCCCACTATTTACATCCCAAAGTTTAACTGTATTATCCCGACTTCCAGAAACTATATATCTATTATCACTACTTATAACAACAGAATAAACACTATTTGAATGACCATTTAAAGTTTTATAGAAATCTGAATTGCCATTCCATTTAATATCAAAATTTGATAATTTTTCTTCATTTTTTATTTCTGGCTTTGGCTCAATTATTTCTGGCTTTGGCTCAATTATTTCTGGCTTTGGCTCAATTATTTCTGGCTTTGGCTCAGTTGTAGAACATCCAATAAATAAAAATATAATAGATATTATTAGTAATATTTTTTTCAAAAGCTTTCTCCTAGTCCATTTTTAATCGTAGATTTTAGCAAATTGTTCTTAAATTTGTTTGAAATATTCAATTTTTATCTTTTCCATTATTTCTCTTTTATTAAAATTATTTTATATTTGTAATTTTAAAGTAAAACCCAAAGCTATTAACTCTTTTCCTTGTTAGAGGTTTATCAAAAATATCTAGTTTTTTAGATAGTTTTTCTATTTTTTTAATGTCTTTTTGCTCTAAATTATTTTCTATTAAAATCAAAGTTTATCTCTTGTTCTATTATCAATCCTTGATATTATTTTATTAGATTGACACGGAATTTCTAACACTCCCTTTTTTATTTATTTTATTAATTTTAACATTGTGGATTCAAATTTCATTAATATTTTTTTAAATAAAAGATTAAATTAGACAAAATTTTGAGAATTATAGTATTTAAGGTTTTTAAGCACCTGAGTTAGACCTGTTGCTATTTTGTCTATTATTAGGGGGGAATAGAAAATAAACTAACTCAAGTAAAATTATTATAATATTTTAATCTTAATCTATTTTTATTTTATATATGGATTAAAGTTACCTTGAATTTTAGCGACCCTTTTATTTTTTTCAATTTCCCATTCACTTATTGGGTCTTGTTTATTCCAAGCTTCCATTAGTTTTCTTTCTTGGTTTGAAAGTTTTATATTATATTTATCGCTCATATAAAGATAAATCCTAGCAATATCACCTCTTATCTCTTTTCTTGGGTATGCTCTTCTATCTTTAAAGTTTACTTCAAACTCACAGTTACCATACATTCCTTTTTTTGGTAAATCAGCACCATATCTATAATTACTTCTATCTGCATTTACTTCACCAATAGCAGGAACTAAGTTATGCATATCAGCTTCCATTTGATTAAATAGTTTATCTTTGCTACAAGCTTTTCTTCCACCCTCTTTCCAACAAGGTAAATGTCTTCCAAAGTTTTCAGCAGGAAATACATGCTCCCACTCTACTCTTTTTGCTCTAACATTTTCATTACCTTTTTTTGTGAAAGCATTTCTGGGAGTATAATATCTATCATTTTGAATAATTAAAGTAACTTCTTTATTTTTAACTCTAGTTATCTCATAAGGGTTAGAGCAATAAAAGCTTACTTTATTATCATGATATATCTGTTTTAATAGTATCTTTTTTGATTTACTAAAATTATTAGCAAATAGTGAAATTGAAATAGTTATAAGTAGTATTATAATTTTATTCATATTTGATTTTACCTTGTGAAATATAGTTTAATTTATTTAATATTTTGTATAGTGTACTAAATTAATTTTAAACTAAAAGGATATTGATGAAAAAAGTAATTCAAATTCTAATAATTTGTGTATCAATTATACTCTTAGGTTGTACAAATAAAAATCAATCAGTTAAAAATAGTAATGTAAATAGTAGTAAAATAAATACTGAGTTATACTATTTTGGAAATAAAAGTGATTATATTAAAAAACTTACATTTTTTTATGGTTTAAATAAACAAATTGTTTTTTACATAGATAAATTTCCATATAAACAAGAGTTTGATTTATGTAAAAATAGTAATAGTTCATGTAAAAGCTACTTCTATTTAAAAGAAGAAAAATCAAGTACAACAATATATCTTCCAAAAGTTAGTATTACTTTTCCAGATAGAAGTAAATTTGATACATATGGCACATTTTTAACAAATGGAATGAATATTATTGAAAGAATAAAACCTATTAAAATTTTAATAGAATAAAAATTATAAATATTTTTGAGCGATTTTTCTTATAAAATTGAAAATTGTATAATGTTGTTTGTTGGTTTTTTACTAAAAAATAGCCAATTAATTCTGACTACTTTATAAAATCTATTCAATGAAAAATTAAACTGCTAAGATTTTATTCTGAAGTCTTTCAATGTCTGCTAGTGTAGTTTTATGAACACTTCTATCTCTATTCTTTAGAGATATTTTTGCAGCTAGATATTTATCAGATGCAGTATAAGTTTTAATAGCTTGATAATTTGAAGAATTCTTAAATTCAGATACTTTTTTTAATATATCTGGTTTAATATTTTGTTTTAAATAATCTTCTAAACTCATAAAATTTCTCCTGCCAATAAAATATAAAATTGTTTTTCATCTACATCTTCGTGAATTATATCATTTTCTCTATCAAAAATATTTAAAATGATAGCATCTTGAAAAATAGATTTAATAAGTAATGTTGTATCGAATGAATTTTTAAAACTACTTTTGACAACATCTAAAGGAACTTTCCTTTTTGTAATTGATTCTCTTTGTTTAGCAAATTCAAAACTTTTTTGAATATCTCTAAAAATATAGTTTATTTCAACTACATAACCTTTGTCTAAAAGTCTTTGAATATTACTTTGAGCAATAGTAGCTTCAGCAAAATTTGAATCTAATATAAAAGAATAACCTTTTTTAGTTGCTCTATCAAATAACCAATTTACACCTTTTGAAGCTGGTTTTTGATAATCACTTGAATTTGTGCCATTATATCCAATAGGTGAGAAGAACTCTCTAATATAATCAATATCCATGTGTAATAAAAAAGGTTCTTTCTCTTTTCTACTTATTGCATATTCTGTTTTACCTGCTCCGCTTGCACCTGCTGTAAAAATTGCAGTTTTTATATCGTGGACTTCATAACCACATAAATATTTTTCTAAAAAATCTTTTTTGTTTTCTTTTAAATATTTTAAAGCCTGATCTTCTGTTTTATTCATAATTTAAATCTTTACCTTTTATTGATTGATTTAATTATAATGTTTTATTATAAAATTTAAAATTATAGATTCTAGTAAGGTTGGCAAGATAATATCTATATTTTTAGAATTTATTTGAAAATATTTTTTAAAGCTATCTAAATCATAAGTAGTTGCTTATGTTTAAATAGTTTTAAAATGGTATTTTTAGTTCTATAAATTCATTACATTTTTTATTAAATTAAGATATATTTTCCAAGATTTTTATAAATTATGCACTTCAAGTACTTAAAAATCATACTTTTTCTGATAAAATGCAAAATTATATTTTAATATGGAGATTTTAAATGAATAAAAATGAATTT
This window harbors:
- a CDS encoding endonuclease; its protein translation is MNKIIILLITISISLFANNFSKSKKILLKQIYHDNKVSFYCSNPYEITRVKNKEVTLIIQNDRYYTPRNAFTKKGNENVRAKRVEWEHVFPAENFGRHLPCWKEGGRKACSKDKLFNQMEADMHNLVPAIGEVNADRSNYRYGADLPKKGMYGNCEFEVNFKDRRAYPRKEIRGDIARIYLYMSDKYNIKLSNQERKLMEAWNKQDPISEWEIEKNKRVAKIQGNFNPYIK
- a CDS encoding zeta toxin family protein, whose product is MNKTEDQALKYLKENKKDFLEKYLCGYEVHDIKTAIFTAGASGAGKTEYAISRKEKEPFLLHMDIDYIREFFSPIGYNGTNSSDYQKPASKGVNWLFDRATKKGYSFILDSNFAEATIAQSNIQRLLDKGYVVEINYIFRDIQKSFEFAKQRESITKRKVPLDVVKSSFKNSFDTTLLIKSIFQDAIILNIFDRENDIIHEDVDEKQFYILLAGEIL